ggccaccgaACCCTGCACAACCCCTTTTAAATAGGTCTCCAGCACCACTTTTCTGATCATGTCCTCTCCAAAGtcaccagtggtttatttctcCATGGTCAGAGTTGACCTCTACTGTCATCATTCAGTTTGACCACTTTCTATCACATTTCAGGCCCTCCCACTGTGAGATCCATGTCCATATAATCTCTTTCATGCCTTTACTTTGAAATGTACAGATTCTCTGAGGTTgtattctcttccttcttctctaatTATCCTGAGTCCAGAAGTTGTAATTTTTGGCCAGTTTTCCACCTCAGATATGTTTTGTTTGGTCCTTCTCTACACAGAAAGCCCCAATGGCTTCACAGTACCTGATAGATAATATCCAAACTCCTTAGCTTAACACTTAAGCCTGACACTAGACTgccttttctaagttttttttggGTTCAGGAACTCCCCACTTATAACCCTAAGACATTAACCCTCTTGTTTTCCAAGTGAATTGGAAACagaaaaaatgaattcttcaaaGTTGAAGATAACAATATTAAGTTTGGACTAACAGCCATAGTTTTTTCTCTGTCATCATCAGGGTTGATCTCTGGCTAATGATTGAAAACCTGACTTGTCAGCCGTTCCTAAACAGTATAACATATTGTTAGGATTGCAGAAGTTACTTCAATAATTTGAATCCTGGCTCCACTACTTAATATTGGTTGTGTGCCTTTGCTCAAGTTTCTAACCTCATTCTGacccagtttctttttctgtgaaatgcAAATATTTGCCTTGTGGGTTCGAGGatttaactaaaaaatgaatgtaaCTATTTTAACATAGTAGTTAGCAGACAGTCAATAAATGGTGCCCATTAATTCTATTACTGCTGCTTCACTTCTGAGTGACAGCGTGAATTATAATGACATAATTCATTCAAGTCATCATTAGAGCATTAAATTGAACTGAACTTGGATTCATACCAACTTCTTTGAATAACCTTGGGCAAATTCCTTCCCTGGGCCTtgttttccttatctataaaatatgaaTGTGTTGCCCATAAGAAGGGTGCACAAGCACAGGTGAGATAGGATCTCTATTGTTCTTGACACCTAAAGCCCCAAAGAGTAAGCAAAAGTGTCTCCCATAGGGCAGTCTAAACTTATTTTCCATTCACTTCTCTTTCAGCGTcattttccttgtctgtaaaacgagaagcaaaataaaacacacgTGTTCCTCCTAGCAGGGTTCCTGGCTAGCGGGTAGCACCCTAACTAGCTCCGGTCttcttcctgtccccacccctgCTTGTCGGCCACCCGCAGGCTCGCCTTTCCCTTCTCTGAAGGGCTCAAGTGCTTCGGGTCATTTCACCGAGTCCTGCGAGTAGGTACCATAAACATGATCCACTGGTAGGCGTTACGTGAGCACTTCCTCGGGATCTCTGACCCTCAAGCGAACGAGGCCGATCCCCGCAGCGGGGAACCCAGAAGAATGAATGGAAGCGACTCGGGAACGCGGAAGCAACGCAGGCCCCGCCCTACGCGCGCCGCGCCTGCCCCTACCACTTTCAGACTCCTTCTCCCAGGGACACCGGCTTCAGACCTCTCTCCCACCCTCCATTCAAATCACGCTCCTTTACTGCACTCTCGTGAGACCTGTCTTGTACCGGAAGACCCGCCCTCTATGCCATAGAGGCCAATGGGCGAGAACAACAGTTGCGACGGTTGGGTTTTGAAGGAGCCAATGAGCGCTCAGAGCGGAGAGTTTAAGAGGTACTGCTCAGTAGTGCAGAAGCCGGTCCGGGATTGGAACCTGCTCCGGAACGCACGGTGAGGGGCTGCTAGGCCGAACCGAGGGACTCGCCGGGGGGTGGGGAAGCTGCTAGGCCGGGAGGGGCTGCAGCCGAGGGCGGCCTGGTAGTGAAGCCGGCCGGGAACGAAGGAGCCTCAAGCCTTCCCTGAGCCTGGTCGCCTCTTCTTCCAGGGCTCACAGTGGGCACCGACTCTCAGGACCCCTTTCCCTTCCGGGCGCTCCCATGGCGCAGTTCGTGTTCGAGAGCGACCTGCACTCCCTGCTTCAGCTGGACGCACCCATCCCCAATGCACCCCTCGCGCGCTGGCAGCGCAAAGCCAAAGAAGCAGCGGGGCCGGCCCCCTCGCCCATGCGGGCAGCCAACCGATCCCACAGCGCTGGCAGGACCCCAGGCCGAACTCCTGGTTAGTGGCATGCGATGGGACACTAGGAAGGAGAGGGGATGGCCCAGAGAAGGCTTCGTGTTCCCTCCAGGAACCTGGTCAGACTGTATGGCTTTTCTTTCCCGGCCCCAGGCAAATCTAATTCCAAGGTTCAGACCACCCCTAGCAAACCTGGCGGTGACCGCTATATCCCCCATCGCAGTGCTTCCCAGATGGAGGTGGCTAGCTTCCTCCTGAGCAAGGAGAACCAGCCTGAAAACAGCCAGACGCCCACAAAAAAGGTATGTTTCTCAGAGAGGAGCAAGGCATGGGATCTGACTGTGGCCTCTGGATCCCACCCTGCCTCACCATCACTCTTATATGCTAGGAGCATCAGAAAGCCTGGGCTTTGAACCTGAACGGTTTTGATGTGGAAGAAGCCAAGATCCTCCGACTCAGTGGAAAACCACAAAATGCCCCAGAAGGTAAGACCTGAAGTTCTTGGTTCTTGGAGGTTGGTGTCAGTCCACTCTCAGGGACTGAGGGAGATGCTGTTTGCTCTTCTCACCTAAGGCTGAGGGCAAGGGAGGTGTCAGTTTTCCCATGGTCTAGACCCACTCCGTTGCCACAGGCTACCAGAACAGACTGAAAGTACTCTATAGCCAGAAGGCCACTCCTGGCTCCAGCCGGAAGACCTGCCGTTACATTCCTTCCCTGCCAGATCGGATCCTGGATGCTCCTGAAATTCGAAATGACTATTGTAAGTGCAGTTTTATTGTTGTCCATCAATGGAGAAAAAAGGACTTGGGGACCAGGCAAACAAGGAATTTCATGCTCTTCCCTTTCTGCCTGTGCTAGACCTAAACCTTGTGGATTGGAGCTCTGGAAATGTATTGGCTGTGGCACTGGACAACAGTGTATATTTGTGGAGTGCAAGTTCTGGTGACATCCTGCAGTTGTTGCAAATGGAGCAGCCTGGAGACTATGTATCCTCTGTGGCCTGGATTAAAGAGGGCAACTACCTGGCTGTAGGCACCAGCAATGCAGAGGTGCAGGTGAGACTGGTACCTACACTGTAGTTCTATTGACATCAGACCCCAGGGACTTGTCTAGCTAGAGGATATTTATTGCCAAACCTCAATTTCTGATCTTAGTGGTGTTCTCTCTCTAGCTATGGGATGTACAACAGCAGAAACGACTTCGAAACATGACTAGTCACTCTGCCCGAGTGAGCTCCCTAAGTTGGAATAGCTATATCCTGTCCAGGTCAGTGGTTTTTGCTAAACTGGCAAAATCAGTCTGATTTCTGCCTCCCCATGCCTCTGACTGAATAAAGCAGCTCTTGCTTGCATTTGGGGCTGCCATAGAACCTGAATTTCTTAATTATTCCCACAGTGGCTCACGCTCTGGCCACATCCACCACCATGATGTTCGGGTAGCAGACCACCATGTGGCCACACTGAGTGGCCACAGCCAGGAAGTGTGTGGACTGCGTTGGGCCCCAGATGGACGACATTTGGCTAGTGGTGGCAATGACAACTTGGTCAACGTGTGGCCTAGTGCTCCAGGAGAGAGTGGCTGGGTTCCCCTGCAAACATTTACCCAGCATCAAGGTGCTGTTAAGGTGAGATAGGGGCTGGGCTAGGTCTCTACAATTCCAGAGCTATAACCTGGGTAATATTAAGGGGAGATGGGATGTTGAGATTGGATTGTGTTCATCTTATAACCTTGATAGCCTCTTGTTTATCTCTAGTACCCACTGACCTTGCCTTTATCCCACCTAGGCTGTAGCATGGTGTCCCTGGCAGTCCAATATCCTAGCAACAGGAGGGGGCACCAGTGACCGACACATTCGCATCTGGAATGTCTGCTCTGGAGCCTGTCTGAGTGCTGTAGATGCCCATTCCCAGGTAGTCTTTTACGTATTCCAGCCTGTCCTGAAGTATTATTACTCTGTGTGGTCCACCTAGGCAA
This region of Ictidomys tridecemlineatus isolate mIctTri1 chromosome 11, mIctTri1.hap1, whole genome shotgun sequence genomic DNA includes:
- the Cdc20 gene encoding cell division cycle protein 20 homolog isoform X1, which translates into the protein MGENNSCDGWVLKEPMSAQSGEFKRYCSVVQKPVRDWNLLRNARAHSGHRLSGPLSLPGAPMAQFVFESDLHSLLQLDAPIPNAPLARWQRKAKEAAGPAPSPMRAANRSHSAGRTPGRTPGKSNSKVQTTPSKPGGDRYIPHRSASQMEVASFLLSKENQPENSQTPTKKEHQKAWALNLNGFDVEEAKILRLSGKPQNAPEGYQNRLKVLYSQKATPGSSRKTCRYIPSLPDRILDAPEIRNDYYLNLVDWSSGNVLAVALDNSVYLWSASSGDILQLLQMEQPGDYVSSVAWIKEGNYLAVGTSNAEVQLWDVQQQKRLRNMTSHSARVSSLSWNSYILSSGSRSGHIHHHDVRVADHHVATLSGHSQEVCGLRWAPDGRHLASGGNDNLVNVWPSAPGESGWVPLQTFTQHQGAVKAVAWCPWQSNILATGGGTSDRHIRIWNVCSGACLSAVDAHSQVCSILWSPHYKELISGHGFAQNQLVIWKYPTMAKVAELKGHTARVLSLTMSPDGATVASAAADETLRLWRCFELDPARRREREKASAAKSSLIHQGIR
- the Cdc20 gene encoding cell division cycle protein 20 homolog isoform X2 is translated as MAQFVFESDLHSLLQLDAPIPNAPLARWQRKAKEAAGPAPSPMRAANRSHSAGRTPGRTPGKSNSKVQTTPSKPGGDRYIPHRSASQMEVASFLLSKENQPENSQTPTKKEHQKAWALNLNGFDVEEAKILRLSGKPQNAPEGYQNRLKVLYSQKATPGSSRKTCRYIPSLPDRILDAPEIRNDYYLNLVDWSSGNVLAVALDNSVYLWSASSGDILQLLQMEQPGDYVSSVAWIKEGNYLAVGTSNAEVQLWDVQQQKRLRNMTSHSARVSSLSWNSYILSSGSRSGHIHHHDVRVADHHVATLSGHSQEVCGLRWAPDGRHLASGGNDNLVNVWPSAPGESGWVPLQTFTQHQGAVKAVAWCPWQSNILATGGGTSDRHIRIWNVCSGACLSAVDAHSQVCSILWSPHYKELISGHGFAQNQLVIWKYPTMAKVAELKGHTARVLSLTMSPDGATVASAAADETLRLWRCFELDPARRREREKASAAKSSLIHQGIR